In Rhineura floridana isolate rRhiFlo1 chromosome 1, rRhiFlo1.hap2, whole genome shotgun sequence, the following proteins share a genomic window:
- the GALT gene encoding galactose-1-phosphate uridylyltransferase isoform X1 has protein sequence MEGTAAGAKFQPSGTACRSLWEHQHRRYNPLRDEWVLVSAHRMRRPWQGQVEKPPPEDVPRCDPGNPLCPGAKRANGQVNPHYESTFVFDNDFPALQPDAPEPGAGDHPLFRTASARGVCKVMCFHPWSDLTLPLMSLAEIRTVIDQWSEIAVELGASYPWVQIFENKGAMMGCSNPHPHCQIWASSFLPNEASLEDRAQQRHRREHGIPMLLEYAQLEAERKERIVVENVDWLVVVPYWAVWPFQTLLLPRQRQICRLQDLQHGERDSLASIMKRLLTKYDNLFQISFPYSMGWHGAPMGSFLDTDCSHWQLHAHYYPPLLRSATVRKFMVGYEMLAQAQRDLTPEQAAERLRNLPDEHYQLKRRETS, from the exons ATGGAAGGAACGGCCGCGGGAGCGAAGTTCCAGCCGAGCGGTACCGCCTGCAGGAGTTTGTGGG AGCACCAGCACCGCCGCTACAACCCTCTGCGCGATGAGTGGGTGCTGGTCTCCGCCCACCGCATGAGGCGCCCGTGGCAAGGGCAGGTGGAGAAGCCCCCCCCGGAGGACGTCCCGCGCTGCGACCCGGGCAACCCCTTGTGCCCTGGAGCCAAGAGAGCAAATGGCCAG GTGAATCCCCACTATGAGAGCACATTTGTCTTTGACAACGACTTTCCTGCACTGCAGCCAGATGCCCCGGAACCTG gTGCTGGTGACCACCCCTTGTTCCGCACAGCGTCTGCTCGAGGCGTGTG TAAGGTGATGTGCTTCCACCCCTGGTCTGATTTGACTCTGCCCCTCATGTCGCTTGCTGAGATCCGCACTGTGATTGACCAATGGTCGGAGATAGCTGTGGAGCTGGGTGCCTCTTACCCCTGGGTGCAG ATCTTTGAGAAcaaaggagccatgatgggctgTTCCAACCCCCACCCTCACTGCCAG ATCTGGGCCAGTAGCTTCCTGCCCAACGAAGCCTCTCTGGAGGACCGGGCGCAGCAGAGGCACCGTCGTGAGCATGGCATTCCCATGCTACTCGAATATGCCCAGCTGGAGGCCGAGAGGAAG GAGCGGATCGTGGTGGAGAATGTGGACTGGCTGGTGGTGGTCCCTTACTGGGCAGTGTGGCCTTTCCAGACCCTCTTGCTTCCTCGGCAGCGGCAAATCTGTCGCCTTCAGGACCTTCAACATGGTGAAAGAGACA GCCTGGCCTCCATCATGAAGAGGCTTCTCACCAAGTATGATAATCTCTTCCAGATCTCCTTCCCCTACTCCATGGGATGGCATG GGGCCCCGATGGGGTCTTTCCTAGACACTGATTGCAGCCATTGGCAGCTGCACGCCCATTACTATCCACCCTTGCTGCGCTCTGCCACCGTCCGCAAGTTCATGGTTGGCTATGAAATGCTGGCACAGGCTCAGAGGGATTTGACACCAGAACAG GCTGCCGAGCGCTTGCGAAACCTGCCTGATGAACATTATCAGCTGAAACGGAGAGAAACTTCATAG
- the SIGMAR1 gene encoding sigma non-opioid intracellular receptor 1: MRWLPGPVPCWVRVGLAVAAVAVVIQALRSWASLSSSRRFEFDPEEIARIAKHHAGLDHELAFSKIIVELRKKHPGHILPDEDLQWVFINAGGWMGSMCLLHASFSEYVLLFGTAVDTGGHSGRYWADIYDTVISGTFRQWKEGTTKSEIYYPGDTIIHWSGEATSVQWSAGTWMVEYGRGFIPSTLAFALADTIFSTQDFLTFFYTVRVYMKGLLLEASAYFSNSSQ; the protein is encoded by the exons ATGCGTTGGCTTCCAGGGCCGGTCCCGTGCTGGGTGCGGGTGGGGCtggcggtggcggcggtggcggtGGTGATCCAGGCGCTGCGCAGCTgggcctccctctcctcctcccgccGCTTCGAGTTCGACCCCGAGGAGATCGCCCGCATCGCCAAGCACCACGCCG GGCTGGACCACGAGCTGGCCTTTTCCAAGATCATTGTGGAATTGCGCAAGAAGCACCCAGGGCACATCCTGCCAGATGAGGACTTGCAGTGGGTGTTTATCAATGCCGGAGGCTGGATGGGTTCCATGTGCCTGCTTCATGCTTCCTTCTCTGAGTACGTCCTGCTCTTTGGCACAGCTGTTGACACAGGGGGACACTCGG GTCGATACTGGGCTGATATCTATGATACAGTCATCTCTGGGACTTTCCGTCAGTGGAAAGAAGGAACAACCAAAAGTGAGATCTACTACCCAG GAGACACCATTATTCATTGGTCCGGAGAGGCCACATCAGTGCAGTGGAGTGCCGGCACATGGATGGTGGAGTATGGCCGTGGCTTCATCCCCTCGACACTTGCCTTTGCCCTCGCTGACACGATCTTCAGCACTCAGGACTTCCTCACCTTCTTCTACACTGTGCGTGTTTACATGAAGGGGCTGCTTCTGGAGGCCAGCGCCTATTTCAGCAACTCGAGCCAGTGA
- the GALT gene encoding galactose-1-phosphate uridylyltransferase isoform X2 has protein sequence MEGTAAGAKFQPSEHQHRRYNPLRDEWVLVSAHRMRRPWQGQVEKPPPEDVPRCDPGNPLCPGAKRANGQVNPHYESTFVFDNDFPALQPDAPEPGAGDHPLFRTASARGVCKVMCFHPWSDLTLPLMSLAEIRTVIDQWSEIAVELGASYPWVQIFENKGAMMGCSNPHPHCQIWASSFLPNEASLEDRAQQRHRREHGIPMLLEYAQLEAERKERIVVENVDWLVVVPYWAVWPFQTLLLPRQRQICRLQDLQHGERDSLASIMKRLLTKYDNLFQISFPYSMGWHGAPMGSFLDTDCSHWQLHAHYYPPLLRSATVRKFMVGYEMLAQAQRDLTPEQAAERLRNLPDEHYQLKRRETS, from the exons ATGGAAGGAACGGCCGCGGGAGCGAAGTTCCAGCCGAGCG AGCACCAGCACCGCCGCTACAACCCTCTGCGCGATGAGTGGGTGCTGGTCTCCGCCCACCGCATGAGGCGCCCGTGGCAAGGGCAGGTGGAGAAGCCCCCCCCGGAGGACGTCCCGCGCTGCGACCCGGGCAACCCCTTGTGCCCTGGAGCCAAGAGAGCAAATGGCCAG GTGAATCCCCACTATGAGAGCACATTTGTCTTTGACAACGACTTTCCTGCACTGCAGCCAGATGCCCCGGAACCTG gTGCTGGTGACCACCCCTTGTTCCGCACAGCGTCTGCTCGAGGCGTGTG TAAGGTGATGTGCTTCCACCCCTGGTCTGATTTGACTCTGCCCCTCATGTCGCTTGCTGAGATCCGCACTGTGATTGACCAATGGTCGGAGATAGCTGTGGAGCTGGGTGCCTCTTACCCCTGGGTGCAG ATCTTTGAGAAcaaaggagccatgatgggctgTTCCAACCCCCACCCTCACTGCCAG ATCTGGGCCAGTAGCTTCCTGCCCAACGAAGCCTCTCTGGAGGACCGGGCGCAGCAGAGGCACCGTCGTGAGCATGGCATTCCCATGCTACTCGAATATGCCCAGCTGGAGGCCGAGAGGAAG GAGCGGATCGTGGTGGAGAATGTGGACTGGCTGGTGGTGGTCCCTTACTGGGCAGTGTGGCCTTTCCAGACCCTCTTGCTTCCTCGGCAGCGGCAAATCTGTCGCCTTCAGGACCTTCAACATGGTGAAAGAGACA GCCTGGCCTCCATCATGAAGAGGCTTCTCACCAAGTATGATAATCTCTTCCAGATCTCCTTCCCCTACTCCATGGGATGGCATG GGGCCCCGATGGGGTCTTTCCTAGACACTGATTGCAGCCATTGGCAGCTGCACGCCCATTACTATCCACCCTTGCTGCGCTCTGCCACCGTCCGCAAGTTCATGGTTGGCTATGAAATGCTGGCACAGGCTCAGAGGGATTTGACACCAGAACAG GCTGCCGAGCGCTTGCGAAACCTGCCTGATGAACATTATCAGCTGAAACGGAGAGAAACTTCATAG